TCTTCTTTGCAGGAACTCCAATCGAATCTTTGTGGTGCTACATAACACAAATTTACGAGTATATTCAGAAAACATTCAGAATGCTACCAAATGAAAGAGGGCTAGAACATAGATATGATTTCTCATACCTTAAGACAGAGTCTGTGTTCAGTAACACAGATGGGGAAATCACTAGGACAGCAATACTCGGTTCCACGGCAACACACACCATTCTCATATTCACAGCAACCATAAACGAGGCAGAAATGATAAAACCTATGAAGGCAACAACATGTCTCATGAGCTGAACAATATGAGAAATCTCCACATCTAATCGGTGGagctggtggtggtggtggtggaggtggaggtggcGGCGGAGGTGGTAGTGGTTGCGGTGGCGGTGGTGAAGTCGGTGATGGAGGACTACTTGGGGATGGAGCAGTAGGCTCTTTGGTAGGGTAAGAAGCCATGTAATTGATTGCACACACTCCGTATTTTAAGTGAGTATtccttttaatataaatgtacCCTTCCATTCCCCATGAGGTTCCCCATGAATTCTTTACAATCCAGtaatcttcatcatcctctgAGCCATAACCAACAATTAGAACTGCATGATTAATATCATCTGGATCACTTGAGCAATGTCCATCATAGATACCCTGTTcaagaaaagtgaaaatgacTAGTTTACGAATGCAAATTCCATTTTCTGGATTTTTCTTCTACAATAGTGAAAGGTCAAATAACACTTACGCCAGTGTATAGCTGAAAATCCCATGAAGAACCATCTATAGCAACACTGATAGGTTGCTTCACTGTAGCACACAACAGGGAATTATCTGATTGTCCCACATCGGAGTAGCCATCAATGCTAACAACCTTTGTTTTCTCctgaacaagaaaaaaaaaattgtaaattagaTATTGAGAATAGTATGAGAAGGAAAATGCAGGGTTTGGGAAAGAAGACCTTGGTGACATTGCATCTACCCTCTACACCAGTGTATGGATATTCAGTTTCTGAGTCGATTCCACCATTGTGCATGACCCATTCAAAAGCATAGTCCATGTAGCCTCCATAACATCCATCATTAGTACTATCACAGTCCACAAGTTCCTGTTCTGAAAGGCTAACAAGGTCCCCTGTCGCAATTGCATTTATTCCTTCCATGGCTCCAGTAGAAGAGAATGCCCAACAACTACCTAAAAATACAGTGAGAAATACTTTTACTATGTGCAAAAACGATGAGCAAAAAAAGAAGGGTTTTTACAGCAGTGAGTTTTGACAGCAGCAGGATTTTTACATAAGTCACAACCATGATAGAACAATAAGATACTCATCAATGTTTCGAAATAAATGTATAGGTGTGTATAGACTGTATAGAAGCTTACCACAGTGTCCTTGGTCCTTGACACCAGTCACAACACCCTTCTTCCTCCAATCCAAAGTGTAAGGTGCATCTTCGCATGAGTCATCCTTATTAGGCAAGTCGTGTCTTTTGCCTAATGGCTTCTTTACCTTTGAATTAAACTTATGCTTGAACTCTTCATTGCTCATGTCAGCAAACCTGTTCAATCCTAGACTGTGCCCGTAAGGATAATTTCGCTTTGCGTTCTTCTCTACGATGTATTTCAAGTTCCTCTTGAAATTCTCCAACCTTAACTTTGCTTCTTCAGGGTGTTCGTAAGACTTTCGGTGCTCCTCCTTCCATCGTTGAAACAGCTCCACCACCCCTTCCTCTGAAGGAAACTTGTCAAGGTCGATGGCCAATATGGAGTACTCACTTGGGAGACCATAGCACAGAAATGCCCATGAACCccagagaaggaagagaaaaaccagttgAGTTTTCAGTTGGTAGACCATTTTCTTCCTTGTTTACTTGATGATTTGATCCACCATCATCTTTGTATTCCATATTTATACAACATTACCAATCTGCCAGTCAGCATCTTGGTCCTTTGGACTTTTACTTCTTTGGCTTAGATAGAAAATCagaaaggtaaaagaaaagaaaagaagatcaAATAGCACTGTAAAGTAAAGGGGTGATTTGGTAGTAATGTATGAATGAATTCCAGTGTCAACTTCACGTTTGTAATTGGTAATGAGtgtgaaatatttgttttagtagttggattttttttctaCCTAAAAAACTAGTGAAAATTTTGGGATTGTACTAAGAAAAAAGGGTTGGGTAATCTAACATTCAAACGTGTACGTGTTCTGACTAGGCTATTAGACTGGTTGCTGAGGCATGGCACAAGCACATGGCATGGACGAGAGAGTGAAGCCGAGTGGACAGTGACTAACTTGCTTATAGTACTACTTCCCATACCCATGCCTTTTGTTCATATTaatttactaacaaatttaGTGCATTTTGTATTTAGCTTAAATGCAACTCAagaacttttttcaaaagtaaaattaatattttttttataaagaaacgttgcttctttttttaaaaaaaaaaatgagtaagATTTATTGAAACTGAAATATAAACACGTGCTgaaagatttgtttttttttctttttttttttagtgtcaAAGTGATTATTGAAACTACTTTAGTattgattttagaaaaatatattttgacacgttTAAATCTCTTCAATTCATTTGAGAacactttttttactttttattcttcttttcttttttaaaattataaatttttatttatattttttatgatcatttATTTTTAGAGTAGATGTTAAATGGATGTAAATGTATATCATCTTATCATTAttcttgattttgatattttataatggAAACTTTTAGAcgatgaaaaaaatttaaaatattaaataatgcaaaagtttatataaatatcttgTAAAGGTATAATGTAAGGGTttataaatttgtgttttaaaattaatggtGTATTTAGAATGAGAAAagtcgattattttaataataaaattttaaagtataaatagagtttttataaatgagttttatgATACTATATATCATActatttctcaaaaaaaaaatccctttcTCTAGAGTTATTCTTTCTCTCtagattttttaataattccTTCGTTTGTTTGAAGATCGAAGACAGTTAAAGTAATATTTGAGGTAAGATCTTCAATTTTgtctaattaatttttacagTGGAGTAAGTTGGTTTTTGCTCCTTTTCTTTAGTTtgtgcgtttttttttttcatgtatatTGTTACAGTAGTGGTCATAATGACATGTCATGATCGTGTTTGTGTTGGTTCATAGGACAGATAAGACTTCTTGTGCATCTAAAGGTGTTTCGAGGGTTCTATAGTTGTTTGATTATTTGTTGGGTAAGAgaagttaattaattatgttaattttaactaatagaCAGCTTATAATTACTGGTTGTAGGCTTGTATGATAATTcgtttgtaaaattgagttgttttttcaattataacCGGCTGAATTGAGGTTAAATTTTGAATCATCTTTAGTGATCGTAGGTTGAAATGTTGATATGTTGTATGGTTGAGATTGCATTTGAGGTAAATTAAGTCATTGAATTATGTATTATCTGATGGTTGGTTGATTTGACATATGTGGTTAAAGTTAAACTGATTTTGAAGGACTAGAATGACATAAATCTGCATAATTCTGTTTATGCAGACTTTTTAGGAGAGCATATACTTGTTGAGGGAAGTTAAAATCAAAGAGCTACTGACTTTGTAGTCGCTAGACGAGACCAAATTCAAAGAGTTCATTAATTTGACAGTCATTGGATGAGAATATATTCGTTGGTTgacttttgaaagaatttaaatttgtaagTTCCATTGGTATTCTCGTTGAGCGAGTTATTTAGTCGTTGGGCAAGTGTGTTGTTAGACACTACTCACTGAGTGAGCAAATCTGGTGGCTGAGCAAGTTTGTCAAACATTATTCGTTGAGCGAGCATATTTGgtgattgaatgaaaatatcatgattttaactaaatttgCGTATATCTCTTATGATGTGTGTGATTATGTGAATGTTAAAACAATTGTTGGTTCATAATATGATATGTGAATGCTTAGTACTAATCAAAGGAGGATTGATGGTGGTTAAAATAATGTGTGTAttgatatatgaattttatatttggtGTTATTTTGAAGTGCTAACATccaatctcaagtagagaatggtGAGATATGTGATGAGAGGAGTAGGAACTCTTAGTCTAAGGGCTTTTACCTTGGTCAAGGACATTAACGGACTGATATTGTATGTGATAGAGTGAAATTCATTGACAATGACTTTGTAAAGTAATAAAagtcaccacaagtgcataattCGCTAGAATCTGATATCAATACATATATCCGGATGGTCAAGTCTAGAATAAATGAttgcatgttttaaaatttgttgatatgaaGTCTATGtatgttaatatatttgttacTATTTATTCTTGTTTGCAATTATATATTACCTTTATAGTATGAGTAGATTAATATTTTCCAGCAGATTTTGTGTGAAAGGAGAGTGGTTCTGAAATATAGACATAGAATGTTTGTTTCTGAATacgttatatttttaaaaaccttgttatattttttaagtcactgtaataatacttttagtcatataatatttttaatttgttgaaaaaactataataacattatctatatatttatttgagtaatccatttttttttcatattaaacgTATGATGCTTTCTataatagtttaatattattaaaaataaaatattatatatataatatacgtTTAACTATAcgtcattttaaatatatatatatatatatatatatatatatatatatatatatatatatatat
Above is a genomic segment from Vigna radiata var. radiata cultivar VC1973A chromosome 10, Vradiata_ver6, whole genome shotgun sequence containing:
- the LOC106775638 gene encoding P34 probable thiol protease gives rise to the protein MVYQLKTQLVFLFLLWGSWAFLCYGLPSEYSILAIDLDKFPSEEGVVELFQRWKEEHRKSYEHPEEAKLRLENFKRNLKYIVEKNAKRNYPYGHSLGLNRFADMSNEEFKHKFNSKVKKPLGKRHDLPNKDDSCEDAPYTLDWRKKGVVTGVKDQGHCGSCWAFSSTGAMEGINAIATGDLVSLSEQELVDCDSTNDGCYGGYMDYAFEWVMHNGGIDSETEYPYTGVEGRCNVTKEKTKVVSIDGYSDVGQSDNSLLCATVKQPISVAIDGSSWDFQLYTGGIYDGHCSSDPDDINHAVLIVGYGSEDDEDYWIVKNSWGTSWGMEGYIYIKRNTHLKYGVCAINYMASYPTKEPTAPSPSSPPSPTSPPPPQPLPPPPPPPPPPPPPPAPPIRCGDFSYCSAHETCCCLHRFYHFCLVYGCCEYENGVCCRGTEYCCPSDFPICVTEHRLCLKHHKDSIGVPAKKMKSGSHKLPWTKLEQTENTFQPLVMRNVFAAVL